The following proteins come from a genomic window of Dehalococcoidia bacterium:
- a CDS encoding ubiquitin-like small modifier protein 1, translating to MSVKVRIPTPLRKLTNELDIVMTDGGTLGAAIDGLESEYPGLKERICDEQGEIRRFVNIYINGEDVRFLSGLQTSLKPGDEVSIVPAVAGG from the coding sequence GCCACTGCGCAAGCTAACCAACGAGCTCGACATCGTCATGACCGATGGCGGCACTCTTGGCGCCGCCATCGACGGCCTCGAATCCGAGTACCCCGGACTCAAGGAGCGCATCTGCGATGAGCAAGGCGAGATCCGCCGCTTCGTGAACATCTACATCAACGGCGAAGACGTGCGCTTCCTCAGCGGCCTGCAGACCTCCCTGAAGCCCGGCGACGAAGTCTCGATCGTGCCTGCCGTGGCTGGAGGCTAG